From a region of the Lactuca sativa cultivar Salinas chromosome 4, Lsat_Salinas_v11, whole genome shotgun sequence genome:
- the LOC111909512 gene encoding uncharacterized protein LOC111909512: MGGFLGSNQRGYEQPWGDQRWSNNQGWGGNQQGNYQPSQPHQYQQRTPFPPQNFQPRQPQHPPQQSGSSSMSLEDIVKSLATSTQAFKQETKASIKNLEKQFSQLATSISKLESQGKLPAQTETNPRHNVCAITLRGGKSYDGPKVSVDQKEEKIAVEEATKEEKKEVKTIEKNPFIAESKATPAPFPERLKCTKKEQEENEIMRMFKRVQINIPLLKAIKQVPRYARFLKDLCVSKKKLKGNQVITIGEHVSAVLQKRMPPKCKDPGVFTVP; the protein is encoded by the coding sequence ATGGGAGGTTTTCTTGGGTCTAATCAAAGGGGATATGAGCAGCCATGGGGTGATCAAAGATGGAGTAACAATCAAGGTTGGGGAGGAAATCAACAAGGAAATTATCAACCAAGTCAACCACACCAATACCAACAAAGAACACCTTTTCCACCACAAAACTTTCAGCCAAGGCAACCACAACACCCTCCTCAACAATCAGGTTCATCAagtatgtccttagaggacatagTGAAGAGTTTGGCAACTAGTACACAAGCTTTCAAACAAGAGACAAAAGCAAGCATAAAGAACTTAGAGAAACAATTTTCACAGCTTGCTACTTCCATAAGCAAATTAGAatctcaaggaaagttacctGCACAAACTGAAACAAACCCAAGGCACAACGTGTGTGCCATCACATTGAGAGGCGGAAAGAGCTATGATGGTCCAAAAGTGTCGGTTGATCAAAAGGAAGAAAAAATAGCGGTCGAAGAGGCAaccaaagaagagaagaaggaagtgAAAACAATCGAAAAGAATCCCTTCATCGCTGAGTCTAAAGCCACACCTGCTCCATTTCCCGAAAGATTAAAGTGCACGAAGAAAGAACAGGAGGAGAATGAGATCATGCgaatgttcaagagagttcaaatCAACATTCCACTCCTCAAGGCCATCAAACAGGTACCTAGATATGCAAGGTTCCTTAAGGATCTTTGTGTatctaaaaagaaattaaaaggaaaTCAAGTCATAACAATTGGGGAACATGTATCCGCAGTTTTGCAAAAGAGGATGCCCCCAAAGTGCAAGGATCCCGGTGTCTTTACCGTGCCTTGA